From Candidatus Syntrophosphaera sp., the proteins below share one genomic window:
- the tpx gene encoding thiol peroxidase, which yields MATTKLRGNPVKTSGPLPRIGSRAKDFVLTANDLSDKTLADFNGQKILLNVFPSVDTAVCAMSVRKFNAEAAKTKKAVILCVSRDLPFALGRFCGAEGIDKVLTLSELRNRDFGKDYGLEMVSGPMAGLLARAVIVIDASGKVAYRELVDDITHEPDYASALKALKK from the coding sequence ATGGCAACTACAAAACTAAGAGGAAACCCCGTAAAAACATCCGGTCCGCTGCCCCGGATCGGCAGCAGGGCGAAGGATTTCGTCCTGACCGCCAACGACCTGAGCGACAAGACCCTGGCCGATTTCAATGGCCAGAAGATCCTTCTGAACGTCTTTCCCAGCGTGGATACCGCGGTTTGTGCCATGAGCGTGCGCAAATTCAACGCCGAGGCGGCCAAGACCAAGAAGGCCGTGATACTCTGCGTCTCGCGCGACCTGCCCTTCGCCCTGGGGCGTTTTTGCGGCGCGGAGGGCATCGACAAGGTGCTCACCCTCTCCGAACTGCGCAACCGTGATTTTGGTAAAGACTACGGCTTGGAAATGGTCTCCGGGCCCATGGCCGGCCTGCTGGCCCGGGCGGTGATCGTAATCGACGCCTCCGGCAAAGTGGCCTATCGCGAACTGGTGGATGACATCACCCACGAACCGGATTACGCGAGCGCGCTCAAAGCGCTGAAAAAATAG